From Ipomoea triloba cultivar NCNSP0323 chromosome 5, ASM357664v1, the proteins below share one genomic window:
- the LOC116020433 gene encoding F-box protein At5g49610-like, giving the protein MDLRNLPYYVPNSNPFMELKDIIKESALPFLPAKTLMRFRAVCQDWRHKISFPFFHHYQSLHCRSISALFCQTSQNPPVFIPIDIPKSCGVPDPSLSFLPEPVVIRSSSHGVLCCQGRNGDRPYYLCNPVTQQWKILPQPTADHGDDPKLVLIFEPSLLNFKPEYNLICAFHCADFDETGFEIYSSKNNAWNVSGEFCFGVERDKLRSGIHINSVAYWPVKSGGILSFDLKKDRSIYLESFMDYNGCILGTFGGRLCKVFIFDNAMYVKVLINIHTNTMSYDDIPWDEDYPYEMWTRRPVLDSDDTDMPLDDLTKVVAVTRYTVVVKRRNRFYSYDFQRQRSKRIRSPPAESPYVICVPYVNSLVSF; this is encoded by the coding sequence ATGGATCTTCGAAACCTTCCTTATTATGTACCAAACAGTAATCCTTTCATGGAGCTTAAGGATATCATTAAAGAAAGTGCCCTTCCATTCCTTCCTGCTAAAACACTAATGAGATTCCGGGCTGTTTGTCAAGACTGGAGGCACAAGATTTCGTTTCCATTCTTCCACCATTATCAATCACTTCATTGCCGTAGCATATCAGCCCTTTTTTGTCAGACTTCTCAAAACCCTCCTGTCTTCATACCAATTGATATTCCAAAATCTTGTGGTGTACCAGATCCATCTCTGAGTTTTCTGCCAGAGCCTGTTGTCATTAGGTCCTCATCACATGGAGTGTTGTGTTGCCAAGGACGAAATGGAGACAGGCCCTACTATTTGTGCAATCCAGTTACACAACAATGGAAAATACTTCCACAACCTACTGCTGATCACGGAGATGACCCAAAACTTGTGCTGATATTTGAACCGTCGCTGCTCAACTTTAAACCCGAGTACAATCTCATTTGTGCCTTCCATTGTGCTGATTTCGATGAAACTGGATTTGAAATATACAGCTCCAAAAATAACGCTTGGAATGTTTCTGGGGAGTTTTGTTTTGGAGTTGAAAGAGATAAGCTGCGGTCTGGTATTCACATCAATAGTGTTGCTTACTGGCCTGTAAAGTCTGGTGGGATTCTTTCTTTTGATCTGAAAAAGGATAGGTCAATATACCTGGAAAGCTTTATGGATTACAATGGCTGCATACTGGGAACATTTGGTGGAAGGCTTTGTAAGGTTTTTATCTTTGACAATGCAATGTATGTCAAAGTCTTGATTAATATCCACACAAATACAATGTCTTATGATGATATTCCTTGGGACGAAGACTATCCCTATGAAATGTGGACAAGAAGACCGGTGCTTGATTCTGATGACACTGATATGCCTTTGGATGACCTCACCAAAGTTGTTGCTGTAACCAGATATACTGTGGTGGTTAAGAGAAGGAACAGATTTTACTCCTATGATTTTCAACGCCAGAGATCTAAAAGAATACGGAGCCCGCCAGCTGAATCGCCTTATGTGATATGTGTGCCCTATGTGAATAGCCTTGTTTCATTCTGA
- the LOC116021150 gene encoding F-box protein At5g49610-like, producing the protein MDLGKRPGNLITASNSKLYMDLKDIIREQALPFLPAKSLFRFLAVCRDWMLHISTPSFHHNQSLCCRGISGLFCQTPENPPVFVPIHPESCGVPDPSLSFLPEPVVIRASSNGLLCCQGLDEDRYYYLCNPVTKQWKKLPKPTASHGSKPALVVIFEPSLLNSVPEYKLICAFESTDFDDATEFEIYSSKNNSWNVSKAICFRDEKADLGSGVHVNGVVYWPVESDHILSFDLTKHRSKLLDSLTAGIDCLLGTFDARLCKVYILGDEVFVNVFKVLNMHKITWDESEMWEDTLVLDPDNTFIPLDDDYIDTRAVAVSRDILVVVCDNEFYCYGFEDHKTNTLNQPEPAESEFYYEICVPYVNSLVSL; encoded by the coding sequence ATGGATCTAGGAAAAAGGCCAGGAAACCTTATTACTGCATCAAACAGTAAGCTTTACATGGATCTTAAGGATATCATTAGGGAACAAGCCCTTCCATTCCTTCCTGCTAAATCACTGTTCAGATTCCTGGCTGTTTGTCGAGACTGGATGCTCCATATTTCAACACCATCCTTCCACCATAATCAATCACTTTGTTGCCGTGGCATATCAGGCCTTTTTTGTCAGACTCCTGAAAATCCTCCTGTCTTCGTACCAATTCATCCAGAATCTTGTGGTGTACCAGATCCATCTTTGAGTTTTCTGCCAGAGCCTGTTGTCATTAGGGCCTCATCAAATGGACTGTTGTGTTGCCAAGGACTAGATGAAGACAGGTACTACTATTTGTGCAATCCAGTTACAAAACAATGGAAAAAACTTCCAAAACCTACTGCTTCTCATGGATCTAAGCCAGCACTTGTGGTGATATTTGAACCGTCACTGCTCAACTCTGTACCTGAGTACAAACTCATTTGTGCCTTCGAATCTACTGATTTTGATGATGCAACTGAATTTGAAATATACTCCTCCAAAAATAACTCTTGGAATGTTTCTAAGGCGATTTGTTTTAGAGATGAAAAAGCTGATCTGGGATCTGGAGTTCATGTCAATGGTGTTGTTTACTGGCCTGTGGAGAGTGATCACATTCTTTCTTTTGATCTAACAAAGCATAGGTCAAAATTACTGGATAGCTTAACTGCTGGCATTGACTGCTTACTGGGAACGTTTGATGCAAGGCTTTGTAAGGTTTATATCTTGGGGGATGAAGTGTTTGTCAATGTCTTCAAAGTGCTTAATATGCACAAAATTACTTGGGATGAGTCTGAGATGTGGGAAGATACACTGGTGCTTGATCCTGATAACACTTTTATTCCTTTGGATGATGACTACATTGACACCAGAGCTGTTGCTGTAAGCAGAGATATTCTGGTGGTTGTGTGTGATAACGAATTTTACTGTTATGGTTTTGAAGACCATAAAACTAATACACTGAACCAGCCAGAGCCAGCTGAATCTGAATTTTACTATGAGATATGTGTGCCCTATGTGAATAGCCTTGTTTCACTCTGA